Proteins encoded in a region of the Vicia villosa cultivar HV-30 ecotype Madison, WI linkage group LG5, Vvil1.0, whole genome shotgun sequence genome:
- the LOC131602944 gene encoding uncharacterized protein LOC131602944 encodes MDETYAPFESAAESNGVTRTADHGWQKVTYAKKHKKKEANGVAGSNKLTFNGNDAAFRSLELHSEDRRRRILEAQSAADADFDDAPVRSKQRSRRDDDDYDEDDEDVDRSAENGKVEEAKKVKKEKKPKKPKVTVAEAAAKIDAADLEAFLVEISASFEQKEDIQMMRFADYFGRAFSSVSASQFPWVKLFRESAVAKIVDVPLSHISDAVYKTSADWINHRSPEALSFFLLWSLDSILADLGSQQTVTKGSKKAVQPVTSKSQVAIFVGLAIVLRRKPDALIAVLPTLRDNTKYQGQDKLPVIVWMVAQASVGDLSVGLYAWSRNLLPIVVSKSGNPQSRDLVLQLVEKILSAPKARPVLVNGAVRKGERLIPPPAFETLLRVTFPSSARLKATERFEAIYPTLREVALGGSTGSKAMKQVSQQIFNFAIKAAGEDNPELSKEAAGISIWCFSQSTECYKQWEKVYLDNIVASVAVLKKLSDDWKVQATKLSPYESLREIIKNFRQKNEKALASETDAARFFKDADKYCKIISGRVSQGHGGKACLTFVVLALAVGAAVLYPNMESVDFSKLSVLLNSQF; translated from the exons ATGGATGAAACCTACGCTCCCTTCGAGTCCGCCGCCGAATCCAACGGAGTAACTCGCACCGCCGATCACGGCTGGCAGAAGGTTACCTACGCTAAGAAACATAAGAAGAAGGAAGCTAACGGCGTCGCCGGTTCTAACAAACTGACGTTTAACGGCAACGATGCGGCCTTCCGGTCGCTCGAGCTGCACTCCGAGGATCGGCGTCGACGCATTCTCGAGGCGCAGTCTGCGGCGGATGCGGATTTTGACGACGCTCCGGTTAGATCGAAGCAGAGATCACGTCGAGATGATGATGACTatgatgaggatgatgaggaTGTGGATCGATCAGCGGAGAACGGGAAAGTGGAGGAGGCGAAGAAggtgaagaaggagaagaagccgAAGAAGCCTAAGGTGACGGTGGCTGAGGCTGCGGCGAAGATTGATGCGGCTGATCTGGAGGCTTTTCTCGTTGAGATATCG GCATCCTTCGAGCAGAAGGAGGATATACAGATGATGCGGTTTGCGGATTATTTTGGACGTGCTTTTTCTTCCGTGAGCGCTTCTCAGTTTCCCTGGGTGAAATTGTTCAGGGAGTCAGCTGTAGCTAAGATCGTTGAT GTGCCACTTTCTCACATATCTGATGCTGTATATAAGACATCAGCTGACTGGATAAATCATCGATCTCCTGAGGCACTcagtttctttcttctttggtCTTTGGATAGTATTCTTGCTGACTTGGGTAGCCAGCAAACTGTGACCAAGGGTTCCAAAAAGGCTGTGCAACCAGTAACTTCAAAATCTCAG GTTGCAATATTTGTTGGTTTAGCGATTGTATTGCGCCGAAAGCCCGATGCTCTTATTGCTGTATTGCCCACATTGAGGGATAATACAAAATATCAAGGACAAGATAAACTTCCAGTGATTGTATGGATGGTTGCTCAG GCTTCAGTAGGAGATCTCTCAGTAGGTTTGTATGCTTGGTCGCGGAACCTCCTTCCTATAGTTGTTAGCAAAAGTGGCAACCCGCAATCCAGGGATTTAGTTTTGCAGCTTGTGGAAAA AATTTTGTCTGCCCCCAAAGCACGGCCTGTTTTGGTTAATGGTGCTGTAAGAAAAGGGGAACGATTAATTCCTCCTCCAGCATTTGAGACTTTGCTGCGTGTTACTTTCCCGTCTTCAGCTAGACTGAAG GCTACAGAAAGATTTGAGGCCATATATCCCACTCTGAGAGAGGTGGCTCTTGGTGGTTCTACTGGAAGTAAAGCAATGAAACAAGTCTCCCAGCAGATATTCAATTTTGCTATCAAAGCAGCAGGAGAAG ACAATCCTGAGTTATCTAAAGAAGCAGCTGGTATTTCAATTTGGTGTTTTAGCCAAAGCACTGAGTGCTACAAGCAATGG GAAAAAGTTTATCTGGACAACATTGTCGCAAGCGTTGCAGTTTTGAAGAAGCTTTCTGATGATTGGAAGGTGCAAGCTACAAAATTGTCTCCTTATGAGTCACTTAGGGAGATTATAAAGAATTTTAGGCAAAAG AATGAGAAAGCATTGGCATCTGAGACCGATGCTGCTCGATTCTTCAAGGATGCAGATAAATACTGTAAGATAATTTCGGGAAGAGTTTCTCAAGGTCACGGGGGCAAGGCTTGTTTGACCTTTGTTGTTCTTGCTTTGGCTGTCGGTGCTGCCGTTTTGTACCCCAACATGGAATCTGTGGATTTCAGTAAACTCTCTGTACTTCTCAACTCCCAGTTCTGA
- the LOC131607657 gene encoding NAD(P)H-quinone oxidoreductase subunit L, chloroplastic: MSCSFSLHVPKALPPLPYYSSSPSLFIASKHKPFHNNTTPPSNQLQIVKCSSQKPNDHVTLKKPNLALPIGAVLLALAEHPAASLAVTGANNHPQELSWILIQLGIVFFFYFLTAPPLILFWLYKRWYRRKLVEMYFQFMCVFIFFPAILVWVPFLNVRKFPRDPDMQYPWSVPEDPSKIRTAFYKYPIADPEDYD, translated from the exons ATGAGCTGCTCCTTCAGCCTCCATGTTCCCAAAGCTCTACCTCCTCTTCCCTATTATTCATCATCACCTTCTCTCTTCATTGCTTCCAAACACAAACCATTCCACAACAACACTACCCCTCCTTCCAACCAATTGCAGATAGTAAAATGCAGCAGCCAAAAGCCAAATGATCATGTCACTCTAAAGAAACCAAACTTGGCACTGCCCATAGGAGCAGTACTCTTGGCCTTG GCTGAGCATCCAGCAGCATCATTAGCAGTAACTGGAGCAAACAATCATCCACAAGAACTCTCATGGATTTTGATACAACTAGGGATTGTGTTCTTTTTCTACTTCCTAACTGCACCA CCATTGATCTTGTTCTGGCTTTATAAAAGATGGTACAGAAGAAAGCTTGTTGAAATGTATTTCCAATTCATGTGTGTCTTCATTTTCTTCCCAGC GATCCTTGTTTGGGTACCGTTTCTAAACGTGAGGAAGTTTCCAAGGGATCCAGACATGCAGTATCCTTGGTCTGTACCTGAAGATCCTTCAAAGATAAGAACTGCATTCTATAAGTACCCTATTGCCGATCCTGAGGATTATGACTAG
- the LOC131605661 gene encoding uncharacterized protein LOC131605661, producing MPIGKQPSTKSAKEKYLSQFPSFFHPYINDIVDVESDGNYGYRSVSDVSSSLVVTHLGDQDMEKWMSIPDMGYSIASRYSVVFVSLSMAMNTTFFPLLIAPPSYTSRHAIIAVGFVNRNHWVQIKLRPDCPLPPVTAHWRKNCSNDAKS from the exons ATGCCGATTGGTAAGCAACCTTCTACCAAATCTGCAAAAGAGAAGTACTTGTCTCAGTTTCCTTCTTTCTTTCATCCATACATCAATGACATTGTTGATGTTGAATCAGATGGAAATTATGGTTACCGTT CTGTCTCTGATGTTAGTAGTTCATTAGTCGTAACACACTTGGGTGATCAGGATATGGAGAAATGGATGTCAATCCCGGATATGGGTTACTCTATTGCTTCTAGATACAGTGttgtatttgtttctctttccatgGCAATGAACACAACATTTTTCCCGCTTCTCATAGCTCCACCCTCATACACGAGTCGACATGCCATCATTGCTGTTGGTTTTGTCAACCGTAATCATTGGGTTCAGATAAAGTTGAGACCCGATTGTCCACTGCCTCCTGTCACTGCTCATTGGAGGAAGAATTGTTCTAATGATGCAAAATCTTAG
- the LOC131602945 gene encoding putative clathrin assembly protein At2g01600 has protein sequence MGTLQSWRRAYGAIKDTTKVGLAHVNSDYADLDVAIVKATNHVEVPPKERHLRKILFATSAVRPRADVAYCIHALSRRLAKTRNWTVALKTLIVIHRLLREGDPTLREEIVNFSQRGRILQLSNFKDDSSPIAWDCSAWVRTYALFLEERLECFRILKYDIEAERLPKASQGQEKGHSKTRDLDSEELLEQLPALQQLLYRLVGCRPEGAAVSNYVIQYALALVLKESFKIYCAINDGIINLVDKFFEMPRHEAIKALEAYKRAGQQAASLSDFYEVCKGLELARNFQFPVLREPPQSFLTTMEEYIKEAPRVVSVPSEPMLQLTYRPDEVLAIEYTKESEEQMPSEPEPIDNNVVVPNSEPAPPPPPPSHNNFDTGDLLGLNDPEPNASSIEERNALALAIVSTENGTASAFNSSAAQTKNFDPTGWELALVSTPSTDISSVNDRQLAGGLDSLTLNSLYDEGAYRAAQQPVYGAPAPNPFEVHDPFAVSSSVAPPAAVQMAAMQQQANPFGPYQQFPPQPHQQQHMLMDPANPFADSGFGAFHANPVSHPQNNNPFGSTGLL, from the exons ATGGGTACTCTTCAGTCATGGCGAAGAGCTTACGGCGCCATCAAAGACACTACCAAAGTTGGTCTCGCCCACGTCAATAGCGATTACGCG GATTTGGATGTTGCTATAGTCAAAGCCACTAATCACGTTGAGGTTCCACCCAAAGAGAGACACCTAAGAA aaATTCTGTTTGCAACTTCTGCTGTTCGACCTAGGGCTGATGTTGCTTATTGCATTCACGCACTTTCTCGACGCCTTGCCAAGACGCGAAATTGGACG GTGGCATTAAAAACACTGATAGTCATCCATAGGTTACTAAGGGAGGGAGATCCAACTCTTAGAGAGGAAATTGTGAATTTCTCACAGAGGGGACGGATTCTCCAACTTTCAAATTTTAAGGATGATTCTAGTCCAATCG CCTGGGATTGTTCTGCCTGGGTACGTACCTATGCATTATTTTTGGAAGAAAGACTCGAATGCTTTCGGATTCTTAAGTATGATATTGAAGCTGAGCGTCTGCCCAAAGCTTCCCAAGGACAGGAAAAG GGACACAGCAAGACCAGGGATTTAGATAGCGAGGAGCTATTGGAGCAGTTGCCTGCTTTGCAACAGCTACTATATCGACTTGTTGGCTGTCGG CCAGAAGGAGCAGCTGTTAGCAATTATGTGATACAATATGCGCTGGCTCTG GTACTGAAAGAGAGCTTTAAGATTTATTGTGCTATTAATGATGGCATTATCAATCTTGTTGACAAG TTTTTTGAGATGCCAAGACATGAAGCTATTAAAGCCCTTGAAGCCTATAAACGCGCGGGACAACAG GCAGCAAGCCTTTCTGATTTCTACGAGGTTTGCAAAGGATTGGAACTTGCTAGGAATTTTCAGTTTCCTGTCTTAAGAGAG CCCCCACAATCTTTTCTTACAACTATGGAAGAGTACATTAAGGAGGCACCCCGAGTGGTTTCAGTTCCAAGCGAGCCAATG CTTCAGTTGACTTACAGACCAGACGAAGTTCTTGCTATTGAATACACCAAAGAGTCTGAAGAACAGATGCCATCAGAACCTGAACCTATTGATAATAATGTTGTTGTCCCCAATTCTGagcctgctcctcctcctccaccaCCATCTCACAATAATTTTGACACTGGAGACTTGCTG GGATTGAATGACCCGGAACCTAATGCATCATCCATAGAGGAAAGAAATGCTCTGGCGCTTGCCATAGTCTCCACTGAAAATG GCACTGCATCAGCTTTTAACTCTAGTGCTGCCCAAACAAAAAATTTTGACCCTACTGGATGGGAGCTTGCCCTGGTTAGCACTCCAAGTACAGATATTTCTTCAGTCAATGATAGACAATTG GCTGGTGGACTGGACTCTCTCACTCTTAACAGCTTATATGATGAAGGAGCGTATAGAGCTGCACAGCAACCCGTTTATGGAGCACCAGCTCCAAATCCATTTGAAGTTCATGATCCATTTGCTGTATCAAGCAGCGTCGCTCCCCCGGCCGCAGTCCAAATGGCAGCAATGCAACAGCAAGCAAATCCATTTGGTCCCTATCAACAGTTTCCGCCTCAGCCTCATCAGCAGCAACATATGTTGATGGACCCAGCAAATCCCTTTGCTGATTCAGGATTTGGGGCTTTTCATGCAAATCCCGTTTCTCACCCTCAGAATAACAATCCATTTGGAAGCACAGGCTTGCTGTAA